A single region of the Hemiscyllium ocellatum isolate sHemOce1 chromosome 21, sHemOce1.pat.X.cur, whole genome shotgun sequence genome encodes:
- the surf4 gene encoding surfeit locus protein 4: MGYSDIMGAAEDIADQFLRMTKHYLPHLARLCLISTFLEDGIRMWFQWNEQRDYIEATWNCGYFLAICFVLINLFGQLGGCILILSRNFVQYACFGLFGIIGLQTVAYSILWDLKFLMRNLALGGGLLLLLAESRSEGKSMFAGVPTISESSPKQYMQLGGRVLLILMFMTLLHFNANFFSIIQNVVGTGLIVLVAIGFKTKLAALTLVIWLFSLNLYFNAFWTIPAYKPMHDFLKYDFFQSMSVIGGLLLVVALGPGGVSMDEKKKEW; encoded by the exons TTTCTGCGGATGACCAAGCATTACCTGCCTCACCTTGCGCGCCTGTGTCTAATAAGCACCTTTCTAGAGGATGGGATTCGTATGTGGTTTCAGTGGAATGAGCAGCGGGATTATATCGAGGCTACCTGGAATTGTGGCTATTTCCTGGCTATCTGCTTTGTACTGATCAATCTCTTTGGACAGTTAG GTGGATGTATCCTGATATTAAGTCGAAACTTTGTACAGTATGCCTGCTTTGGACTGTTTGGAATTATAGGATTACAG ACTGTTGCCTACAGTATCTTATGGGACCTGAAGTTCCTGATGAG AAACCTGGCCCTAGGGGGAGGCTTGCTGCTGTTGCTGGCTGAGTCCCGATCAGAAGGTAAAAGCATGTTTGCTGGCGTTCCAACAATCAGCGAGAGCTCCCCAAAACAATACATGCAGCTGGGAGGTCGTGTCCTGCTCATCCTGATGTTCATgaccttgttgcattttaacGCCAACTTCTTCTCG ATTATCCAGAACGTGGTGGGAACAGGTTTGATCGTCCTGGTGGCAATCGGCTTCAAAACGAAGTTGGCCGCTCTGACCTTGGTCATCTGGCTCTTCAGCCTTAACCTCTACTTCAATGCTTTCTGGACAATCCCTGCCTACAAGCCCATGCATGACTTCCTGAAATATGACTTCTTCCAGAGCATGTCTGTGATTGGGGGGCTTCTGCTTGTGGTTGCACTGGGCCCTGGCGGTGTCTCAATGGATGAGAAGAAGAAAGAGTGGTGA